The Nocardioides sp. S5 genome includes a window with the following:
- a CDS encoding SDR family oxidoreductase, whose product MTEEPATLPVLWVVGAGGLLGSSVVAATAASGTAEVWAPPRPVAWVAADATRVSLEEMAREFLAHAAGRPWWVAWCAGAGVSGTSAADLAREVDAFAHLLTSLHEAGAGAEGSLFLASSAGGVYAGSADPPFDEETVPVSISPYGDAKLALEGLARDFQRDTGSSLLIGRIANLFGPGQDLSKPQGIISQLCRAHLLHRPLSIYVPLDTMRSYVYAPDCGAMVVAGLRRLDGAATGGGRSVVKVMAAPHAVSVGFVVSEFARVVKRRPLVTFGSSSTSAFQARDLRVRSAVWPELDALAATPFVVGLTATLEHLRRSVALGHLA is encoded by the coding sequence ATGACTGAGGAGCCCGCGACCCTCCCGGTCCTGTGGGTGGTCGGGGCCGGCGGCCTGCTCGGCTCGTCCGTGGTCGCCGCGACGGCCGCGTCCGGGACCGCGGAGGTGTGGGCGCCCCCGCGTCCGGTCGCCTGGGTGGCGGCAGACGCCACCCGGGTGAGCCTGGAGGAGATGGCGCGGGAGTTCCTCGCGCACGCAGCGGGGCGCCCGTGGTGGGTCGCGTGGTGCGCGGGCGCCGGCGTCTCCGGCACCTCGGCGGCAGACCTCGCGCGCGAGGTCGACGCCTTCGCCCACCTGCTGACGAGCCTGCACGAGGCGGGAGCGGGAGCGGAGGGGTCGCTGTTCCTGGCGTCGTCCGCCGGCGGGGTGTACGCCGGCTCGGCCGACCCGCCCTTCGACGAGGAGACGGTGCCGGTCAGCATCTCGCCCTACGGCGACGCCAAGCTCGCGCTCGAGGGCCTCGCGCGTGACTTCCAGCGCGACACCGGGTCCTCCCTGCTGATCGGTCGCATCGCGAACCTCTTCGGTCCCGGCCAGGACCTGTCGAAGCCGCAGGGAATCATCTCCCAGCTCTGCCGTGCGCACCTGCTGCACCGGCCGCTCTCGATCTACGTCCCGCTCGACACCATGCGCAGCTACGTCTACGCCCCCGACTGCGGCGCCATGGTGGTCGCCGGCCTGCGACGTCTCGACGGCGCGGCGACAGGCGGCGGACGTTCGGTGGTCAAGGTGATGGCGGCTCCGCACGCGGTGTCGGTGGGGTTCGTGGTCTCGGAGTTCGCCCGCGTCGTCAAGAGGCGCCCACTGGTGACCTTCGGCTCGTCGTCGACGTCTGCCTTCCAGGCCCGCGACCTGCGGGTGCGCAGCGCGGTGTGGCCCGAGCTCGACGCGCTCGCGGCGACGCCCTTCGTGGTCGGGCTCACCGCCACGCTGGAGCACCTGCGCAGGTCGGTCGCACTGGGGCACCTGGCCTGA
- a CDS encoding glycosyltransferase, giving the protein MTEAPAPSPRHTVAVVIPVYQGEQTLRSVVEELAPLFTPQVTAGGHDMVVAEVLLVHDNGPDDSPRVMRSLAEEFPQVRAVWLTRNFGQHAATLAGMASSGSDWIVTMDEDGQHDPEAIARMLDTAMHEQAGVVYAKATNPAPHGVLRNLASRSAKSVVQRLVPGPDIVSFQSYRLVLGDIGRSVAAYSGAGVYLDIALGWVNSRVATCPVELRAEGGRPSGYSTRALASHFWRLVLSSGTRALRLVSLLGVSVAVLGVVFAIGAVIGRLLGTIDEPGWTSVMVVMLLGVGTVLFSLGVIAEYVGVSVNTSMGRPNYLITGDRSQGPLGRRPTALPHD; this is encoded by the coding sequence GTGACCGAGGCGCCCGCACCATCCCCTCGGCACACCGTCGCCGTGGTCATCCCCGTCTACCAGGGTGAGCAGACCCTGCGGTCGGTCGTCGAGGAGCTCGCGCCGCTCTTCACGCCGCAGGTCACGGCCGGCGGCCACGACATGGTCGTCGCCGAGGTGCTGCTCGTGCACGACAACGGCCCGGACGACTCGCCGCGGGTGATGAGGTCGCTGGCCGAGGAGTTCCCACAGGTGCGCGCAGTCTGGCTGACGCGCAACTTCGGACAGCACGCCGCGACGCTGGCGGGCATGGCGTCCTCGGGCAGCGACTGGATCGTCACGATGGACGAGGACGGCCAGCACGACCCCGAGGCGATCGCGCGCATGCTCGACACCGCGATGCACGAGCAGGCCGGCGTGGTCTATGCGAAGGCGACCAACCCGGCTCCCCATGGCGTGCTGCGCAACCTCGCCTCGCGCTCGGCGAAGTCGGTCGTGCAGCGACTGGTCCCCGGCCCCGACATCGTCAGCTTCCAGAGCTACCGGCTCGTGCTGGGCGACATCGGGCGCAGCGTGGCGGCGTACTCCGGTGCCGGGGTCTACCTCGACATCGCGCTGGGCTGGGTCAACTCGCGCGTGGCGACCTGCCCGGTGGAGCTGCGTGCCGAAGGCGGACGCCCGTCGGGCTACTCGACCCGCGCGCTCGCCTCCCACTTCTGGCGCCTCGTGCTGTCGTCGGGCACGCGCGCCCTGCGACTGGTCTCGCTGCTCGGTGTCTCGGTCGCCGTGCTGGGTGTCGTCTTCGCCATCGGAGCCGTCATCGGCCGCTTGCTCGGCACCATCGACGAGCCCGGCTGGACCTCCGTCATGGTGGTGATGCTGCTGGGCGTCGGGACGGTGCTGTTCTCCCTCGGCGTGATAGCGGAGTACGTCGGCGTGTCGGTGAACACGTCCATGGGGCGGCCCAACTACCTGATCACCGGCGACCGGAGCCAGGGACCGCTGGGCCGACGGCCGACCGCGCTCCCGCATGACTGA